A genomic window from Pseudokineococcus lusitanus includes:
- a CDS encoding TlpA family protein disulfide reductase, giving the protein MTSQRRRAAGTAAAIVLLSGCATSMTGFTAEEGGYAAGDDSVVLLPEIERTEPVELSGTTLQGQLVDITDWRGAPVVLNSWWAGCGPCREEAPALAAVAERTSDDGVRFLDINIRDGAAQGLAFEEQFGIGYPSLEASDGAALLPLRGVLSPTATPTTLVLDAEGRVAGRISGPTDESTLRGLVDQITGT; this is encoded by the coding sequence GTGACTTCTCAGCGCCGTCGAGCGGCCGGTACCGCCGCCGCGATCGTGCTGCTCTCCGGGTGCGCCACCTCGATGACCGGCTTCACCGCCGAGGAGGGTGGCTACGCCGCGGGTGACGACTCCGTCGTCCTGCTCCCGGAGATCGAGCGCACCGAGCCCGTCGAACTGTCTGGCACAACGCTGCAGGGCCAGCTGGTCGACATCACCGATTGGCGCGGCGCCCCGGTCGTCCTCAACAGCTGGTGGGCCGGCTGCGGCCCGTGCCGCGAGGAGGCCCCGGCGCTGGCCGCGGTCGCCGAGCGGACCAGCGACGACGGCGTCCGTTTCCTCGACATCAACATCCGCGACGGCGCCGCCCAGGGCCTCGCGTTCGAGGAGCAATTCGGCATCGGCTACCCCTCGCTCGAGGCCAGCGACGGTGCAGCGTTGCTGCCGCTGCGCGGCGTCCTGTCGCCGACCGCGACCCCCACCACCCTCGTCCTAGACGCCGAGGGCCGCGTCGCCGGCCGCATCTCCGGGCCCACCGACGAGTCCACTCTCCGCGGCCTGGTCGACCAGATCACCGGCACCTGA
- a CDS encoding DUF3024 domain-containing protein, with the protein MNAAASSAGGTQASTLPELDVARVERWCAARVPEQALHQVRVECEVAPRHLTIVERRAPYDEEQFGPEWTSFPIARLRYTKTRGEWSLYWRDRHLRFHAYDDRFAFAPSRDVEALLAEVDRDPTSIFWG; encoded by the coding sequence GTGAATGCCGCCGCCTCGTCGGCCGGCGGGACACAGGCGTCCACGCTGCCCGAGCTGGACGTCGCCCGGGTCGAGCGCTGGTGCGCCGCCCGGGTGCCCGAGCAGGCGCTGCACCAGGTGCGGGTGGAGTGCGAGGTCGCCCCGCGGCACCTGACCATCGTCGAGCGCCGCGCGCCCTACGACGAGGAGCAGTTCGGGCCGGAGTGGACCAGCTTCCCGATCGCCCGGCTGCGGTACACCAAGACCCGCGGCGAGTGGTCGCTGTACTGGCGCGACCGCCACCTGCGCTTCCACGCCTACGACGACCGGTTCGCCTTCGCGCCCTCCCGCGACGTCGAAGCCCTGCTGGCCGAGGTCGACCGCGACCCCACCAGCATTTTCTGGGGTTGA
- a CDS encoding AAA family ATPase, which yields MASAVYPWQYRWLHAHVRRAGPVRDAHLPLGEGLHVLYGRNGAGKSSVLNALMGRADAAVVVESTRLDEAYAHKVPPEYRFDVQSHLVNLLTDVVQRASAFELPASSPTFDVSDVEALADEFIASPYWVIDGSSLYPVVRLSEETPIASRAAAFSAAVYDAWEKTTSPDNEDGDHDLATCKENWVPVRDLWTEMLDGRPFQSLDRPPFVCMPYVWASEEVLGSVVMGSSTSILADVAKTHDPVDVGEATVAAFTEVATRSGLTRETLRADYWESAPFWDACDALEEQVNGIFASLLMDAPVLKLTRHEPLDWLMKGLVEWQVQGITEKYSSGLLSLDCLSSAESRWARIAIAVAIDHLLDHFTVLLLDEPELGLHRTAESHMVRGLSDIASGRSSLVVVATHSPEMLDAPGARLHHVSSPSKAEASGISSLKSVEVEDLKALGLNTADLLRRHKVFLLVEGLHDQIVLDEWFAEELAEARVQIVPLHGGARLAASIDSFMTFEYTDAKIIAVLDNVKAVHVENVWRQGCEVLAREGAAAAGDFMRAELGPRAKSENRYIADFFAAAALKGDVLSKVQVTGLTEADVLHYLPVSAFTPRGATGIRSWADVKSAHASSGTKNNNVKQWMTGRYGASFDEAAIRRAARLVERPHDDFYALLELCKRISR from the coding sequence TGGCAAGCGCCGTCTATCCGTGGCAGTACCGCTGGCTGCACGCTCATGTCCGGCGCGCCGGCCCAGTCAGGGACGCCCATCTCCCACTCGGCGAAGGTCTACACGTCCTCTACGGGCGCAACGGTGCGGGCAAGAGCAGCGTCCTGAACGCCCTCATGGGAAGGGCTGACGCGGCCGTGGTGGTGGAATCCACCCGCCTGGACGAGGCGTACGCGCATAAGGTTCCGCCGGAATACCGCTTCGACGTCCAGAGTCACTTGGTCAACCTTCTGACTGATGTGGTGCAGCGAGCCTCCGCATTCGAGCTGCCAGCTTCATCGCCGACCTTCGACGTCTCAGACGTCGAGGCCCTCGCCGACGAGTTTATTGCGAGTCCCTATTGGGTGATCGACGGCTCATCGCTTTATCCTGTGGTGCGTCTGAGCGAGGAGACCCCTATTGCCTCGCGCGCCGCCGCCTTCAGTGCCGCTGTCTACGACGCGTGGGAGAAGACCACATCGCCGGATAATGAAGACGGGGACCACGACCTCGCTACATGCAAGGAGAATTGGGTTCCGGTCAGGGACCTCTGGACCGAGATGCTCGACGGACGCCCCTTTCAATCGCTCGACCGCCCACCCTTCGTATGCATGCCGTACGTCTGGGCTTCCGAGGAGGTCCTCGGAAGCGTCGTCATGGGTTCAAGCACGTCGATCCTGGCCGACGTGGCCAAGACCCACGATCCGGTCGACGTCGGTGAGGCCACGGTCGCCGCATTCACTGAGGTCGCCACTCGATCGGGCCTCACGAGAGAGACTCTCCGTGCCGACTACTGGGAGTCAGCGCCCTTCTGGGACGCCTGCGATGCTCTGGAGGAGCAGGTCAACGGAATCTTCGCCTCTCTCCTCATGGACGCGCCCGTCCTCAAGTTGACCCGCCATGAGCCCCTCGACTGGCTGATGAAAGGCCTGGTCGAGTGGCAAGTGCAGGGCATCACCGAGAAGTACTCAAGCGGTCTCCTGTCCCTCGACTGCCTGTCCTCGGCCGAGAGTCGATGGGCACGGATCGCGATCGCCGTGGCGATCGACCATTTGCTCGACCACTTCACTGTCCTCCTGCTCGACGAGCCGGAGTTGGGACTCCACCGCACGGCTGAGAGTCACATGGTGCGAGGGCTCTCGGACATCGCGAGTGGTCGATCTAGCTTGGTGGTGGTGGCCACACACTCACCGGAGATGCTCGACGCGCCGGGGGCGCGGCTCCATCACGTGAGCAGCCCCTCGAAAGCAGAGGCAAGCGGCATCAGTTCGCTCAAGAGCGTGGAGGTTGAAGACCTCAAAGCGCTCGGGCTCAACACCGCGGACCTCCTCCGCCGTCACAAGGTCTTCCTCCTCGTCGAGGGCCTTCACGACCAGATCGTGCTCGACGAGTGGTTCGCCGAGGAGCTCGCGGAAGCGAGAGTACAAATCGTCCCCCTGCACGGGGGGGCGCGATTGGCGGCGTCGATCGACAGTTTCATGACCTTCGAGTACACCGACGCCAAGATCATCGCGGTACTGGACAACGTCAAGGCCGTACACGTCGAGAACGTCTGGCGACAAGGGTGTGAGGTGCTCGCCCGTGAAGGCGCGGCGGCGGCCGGGGACTTCATGAGGGCGGAGTTGGGACCGCGCGCGAAGTCCGAGAATAGATACATCGCTGACTTCTTCGCCGCTGCCGCACTGAAGGGTGACGTGCTGTCGAAAGTGCAGGTGACCGGTTTGACCGAGGCCGACGTCCTCCACTACCTCCCGGTCAGCGCCTTCACTCCCCGCGGCGCGACCGGCATCCGCTCCTGGGCCGACGTCAAGTCGGCGCACGCCTCCAGCGGAACCAAGAACAACAATGTGAAGCAGTGGATGACCGGACGGTACGGGGCGAGCTTCGACGAAGCGGCGATCCGGAGAGCCGCGCGACTGGTCGAACGTCCCCATGACGACTTCTACGCACTACTGGAGCTGTGTAAGCGCATCTCGCGGTGA
- the kdpB gene encoding potassium-transporting ATPase subunit KdpB, translating into MTAPTSSPTAPAPGGVAPVPGAAPHRVAAGAFSPRQLVASLPDAARKLSPRHQLRSPVMLVVWVGAAATTVLALLDPSVFAVLVAVWLWATVLFANLAESVAEGRGRAQADSLRRAREGTTARRLLPDGTEEQVPATELARGDLVVVEGGQVVPGDGDVVEGVASVDESAVTGESAPVIRESGGDRSSVTGGTTVLSDRLVVRITAEPGASFLDRMIALVEGSARAKTPNEVALDLLLASLTLVFLLAVVTLQPFSVYSGQAQPLVVLVALLVCLIPTTIGALLSAIGIAGMDRLVQRNVLAMSGRAVEAAGDVDVLLLDKTGTITYGARRATELVPAPGVTPAELAEAARLASLADETPEGRSVVTLVEDGRDGAAGPLAGTDATAVDVPFSARTRMSGVDLGGGEAGTAGGPRRLRKGAAAAVLAWVRTEGPAGPGADATAEQVQAAVDDVARAGGTPLVVAEQVADAPARLLGVVRLEDVVKEGMAERFAELRRMGIRTVMVTGDNPVTAAAIARQAGVDDVIAEATPEDKLARIAAEQRAGRLVAMTGDGTNDAPALAQADVGVAMGSGTSAAKEAGNMVDLDSDPTKLIEVVAIGKQLLITRGALTTFSLANDVAKYFAILPAMFSGLFPGLDALNVMRLASPESAVLSAVVFNAVVILVLVPLALRGVRYRPSDASALLRRNLLLFGVGGVVVPFVGIKAVDLLVSLLPGIG; encoded by the coding sequence GTGACCGCTCCCACCTCCTCCCCGACCGCCCCCGCCCCGGGCGGTGTGGCCCCGGTGCCCGGCGCCGCGCCGCACCGCGTCGCCGCCGGCGCCTTCAGCCCGCGGCAGCTCGTGGCCTCCCTGCCCGACGCCGCGCGCAAGCTCTCCCCCCGCCACCAGCTGCGCTCCCCCGTGATGCTCGTCGTCTGGGTCGGGGCCGCCGCCACGACGGTGCTGGCGCTGCTCGACCCCTCCGTCTTCGCGGTTCTCGTCGCGGTCTGGCTCTGGGCCACCGTGCTGTTCGCCAACCTCGCCGAGTCCGTGGCCGAGGGACGCGGTCGGGCGCAGGCCGACTCGCTGCGCCGCGCCCGCGAGGGGACGACGGCCCGCCGGCTGCTCCCCGACGGCACCGAGGAGCAGGTGCCCGCCACCGAGCTCGCCAGGGGCGACCTCGTCGTCGTCGAGGGCGGCCAGGTCGTCCCCGGCGACGGCGACGTCGTGGAGGGCGTCGCGAGCGTCGACGAGTCCGCCGTCACGGGCGAGTCCGCCCCGGTCATCCGCGAGTCCGGCGGCGACCGCTCGTCGGTGACCGGCGGCACGACCGTCCTGTCGGACCGGCTCGTGGTGCGCATCACCGCCGAGCCGGGGGCGAGCTTCCTCGACCGGATGATCGCGCTCGTCGAGGGCTCCGCCCGGGCCAAGACGCCCAACGAGGTGGCGCTCGACCTGCTGCTCGCCTCGCTGACGCTCGTCTTCCTCCTCGCGGTCGTGACGCTGCAGCCCTTCTCCGTCTACTCGGGGCAGGCCCAGCCGCTCGTCGTCCTCGTGGCGCTCCTCGTCTGCCTCATCCCCACGACGATCGGTGCGCTGCTGTCGGCCATCGGCATCGCCGGGATGGACCGGCTGGTCCAGCGGAACGTCCTGGCGATGTCCGGCCGCGCGGTCGAGGCGGCCGGCGACGTCGACGTCCTCCTCCTCGACAAGACCGGCACCATCACCTACGGCGCCCGGCGGGCCACCGAGCTCGTCCCCGCCCCCGGCGTGACCCCGGCGGAGCTCGCCGAGGCGGCCCGCCTCGCGAGCCTGGCGGACGAGACGCCGGAGGGGCGCTCGGTCGTCACGCTCGTCGAGGACGGCCGCGACGGCGCCGCCGGCCCCCTCGCGGGCACCGACGCCACCGCCGTGGACGTCCCCTTCAGCGCCCGGACCCGGATGAGCGGCGTCGACCTCGGCGGCGGGGAGGCCGGGACCGCCGGCGGCCCGCGGCGGCTGCGGAAGGGCGCGGCCGCCGCGGTCCTCGCGTGGGTCCGCACCGAGGGCCCGGCCGGCCCGGGGGCCGACGCCACCGCCGAGCAGGTCCAGGCCGCCGTCGACGACGTCGCCCGCGCCGGCGGCACGCCGCTCGTCGTCGCCGAGCAGGTGGCCGACGCCCCCGCGCGGCTCCTCGGCGTCGTCCGTCTCGAGGACGTCGTCAAGGAGGGCATGGCCGAGCGCTTCGCCGAGCTGCGGCGCATGGGCATCCGCACCGTCATGGTCACGGGCGACAACCCCGTCACCGCGGCCGCCATCGCCCGGCAGGCCGGCGTCGACGACGTCATCGCCGAGGCCACGCCGGAGGACAAGCTCGCGCGGATCGCCGCCGAGCAGCGCGCCGGGCGTCTCGTGGCGATGACGGGCGACGGCACCAACGACGCGCCGGCGCTCGCCCAGGCGGACGTCGGGGTGGCCATGGGGTCCGGCACGTCCGCCGCCAAGGAGGCGGGCAACATGGTCGACCTCGACTCCGACCCGACGAAGCTCATCGAGGTCGTGGCCATCGGCAAGCAGCTGCTCATCACGCGCGGCGCGCTGACGACCTTCTCGCTCGCCAACGACGTCGCGAAGTACTTCGCCATCCTCCCGGCGATGTTCAGCGGCCTCTTCCCCGGCCTCGACGCCCTCAACGTCATGCGGCTGGCGAGCCCGGAGTCGGCGGTCCTGTCCGCCGTCGTCTTCAACGCCGTCGTCATCCTCGTGCTCGTGCCGCTCGCGCTGCGCGGCGTCCGCTACCGGCCGTCGGACGCCAGCGCGCTGCTGAGGCGCAACCTCCTGCTCTTCGGGGTCGGCGGTGTCGTCGTGCCCTTCGTCGGCATCAAGGCCGTCGACCTCCTCGTCTCGCTCCTCCCCGGGATCGGCTGA
- a CDS encoding ATP-binding protein yields the protein MRGTLRVYLGAAPGVGKTYRMLDEGRRRRERGADVVVALVETHGRARTAEMVGDLEVVPRLVVDHRGTRLEEMDLDAVLARSPEVALVDELAHTNAPGSRHGKRWEDVEELLVAGIDVVTTVNVQHLESLRDVVAGITGVRQAETVPDHVVRAAEQVELVDMSPQALRRRMAHGDVYAAAKVDAALSQYFRVGNLTALRELALLWVADRVDAALVRYRADQGITTPWAARERVVVALTGGPEGEALVRRGARVAGRGQGGELVALHVAAQDGLRGTAPDALAGQRRLVEELGGTWHAVVGDDVAAAVLDFARGVNATQVVVGASRRSRLAAALSPGVGATVVRDSGDIDVQIVTHGEAGKALAAPARRALLGRRRRVAGWLLGSLGPVALSAVLVRAGAGDADLAVDLLLYLALTVGVAIVGGMGPAVLAAVLGGVLANVLLTPPLWTLTVARAQDAVALVVLVAVALAVSAVVDLAARRSTQAARARAESDVLSDLARSVLHGDDALPVLLGRLRELFGQRAVALLDAAPEGAPRPVLAAAGDPATCTAGAATTTVPVEDGLLLTLDGPPLGASDLRVLTAVAAQVGTVVERDRLRVTARSSRRERELTRVRTALLAAVSHDLRTPLAGVKAGVSALRLEGVELDAADRAELLADVEASADRLQALVDDLLDMSRLDAGVLVLRRRPVALDEVVPRAVAGLPDEGARRVRLDVPEELPLVPADAGLLVRCLGNVLENAVRHSPPSEPVVVAAGQVGRELHVHVVDRGPGVPEDRLEQIFTAFERLRADERTDARSSGGSGLGLAVARGFAEAHGGSLDAEATPGGGLTLVLRLPLDAPPEDTGSTPAAAGAAR from the coding sequence GTGAGGGGCACCCTGCGGGTCTACCTCGGGGCGGCCCCGGGGGTCGGCAAGACCTACCGGATGCTCGACGAGGGCCGCCGGCGCCGCGAGCGCGGCGCGGACGTGGTGGTCGCCCTCGTCGAGACCCACGGCCGCGCCCGCACCGCCGAGATGGTCGGCGACCTCGAGGTCGTGCCCCGGCTCGTCGTCGACCACCGCGGGACGCGGCTGGAGGAGATGGACCTCGACGCGGTGCTGGCCCGCTCCCCCGAGGTCGCCCTCGTCGACGAGCTCGCGCACACCAACGCCCCCGGCTCCCGGCACGGCAAGCGCTGGGAGGACGTCGAGGAGCTCCTCGTGGCGGGGATCGACGTCGTCACCACCGTCAACGTCCAGCACCTCGAGTCGCTGCGCGACGTCGTCGCCGGCATCACCGGTGTGCGGCAGGCGGAGACGGTGCCCGACCACGTCGTCCGCGCCGCCGAGCAGGTCGAGCTCGTCGACATGAGCCCCCAGGCGCTGCGCCGTCGGATGGCGCACGGCGACGTCTACGCCGCCGCGAAGGTCGACGCGGCGCTCAGCCAGTACTTCCGCGTCGGCAACCTCACCGCCCTGCGCGAGCTGGCGCTGCTGTGGGTGGCCGACCGGGTGGACGCCGCCCTCGTCCGGTACCGCGCGGACCAGGGCATCACGACGCCGTGGGCCGCCCGCGAGCGGGTCGTCGTCGCGCTGACCGGCGGCCCCGAGGGCGAGGCGCTCGTCCGCCGCGGGGCCCGCGTGGCCGGGCGCGGCCAGGGCGGCGAGCTCGTCGCCCTCCACGTCGCCGCGCAGGACGGGCTGCGCGGCACGGCCCCCGACGCCCTGGCCGGCCAGCGCCGTCTCGTCGAGGAGCTCGGCGGCACCTGGCACGCCGTCGTCGGCGACGACGTCGCCGCCGCCGTCCTCGACTTCGCCCGCGGCGTCAACGCCACGCAGGTCGTCGTCGGCGCCAGCCGCCGCAGCCGCCTGGCCGCGGCCCTGTCCCCCGGCGTCGGGGCGACGGTGGTGCGCGACAGCGGCGACATCGACGTCCAGATCGTCACGCACGGCGAGGCGGGGAAGGCCCTGGCCGCCCCGGCCCGCCGGGCGCTGCTCGGGCGCCGGCGGCGCGTCGCCGGCTGGCTCCTCGGCAGCCTGGGTCCCGTGGCCCTCTCGGCGGTGCTGGTCCGGGCCGGGGCCGGGGACGCCGACCTCGCCGTCGACCTCCTGCTCTACCTCGCGCTCACCGTGGGCGTCGCCATCGTCGGCGGCATGGGCCCCGCGGTCCTCGCCGCGGTCCTCGGCGGCGTCCTGGCCAACGTCCTGCTCACCCCGCCGCTGTGGACGCTCACGGTGGCGCGGGCCCAGGACGCCGTCGCGCTCGTCGTCCTCGTGGCCGTCGCGCTGGCCGTCTCCGCGGTCGTGGACCTCGCCGCCCGCCGCAGCACGCAGGCGGCGCGGGCCCGGGCGGAGTCGGACGTCCTGTCGGACCTCGCCCGCTCGGTGCTCCACGGCGACGACGCCCTGCCGGTGCTGCTCGGCCGGCTGCGTGAGCTCTTCGGCCAGCGCGCCGTCGCCCTGCTCGACGCCGCTCCCGAGGGCGCACCGCGGCCGGTGCTCGCCGCCGCCGGCGACCCGGCGACGTGCACGGCCGGCGCGGCGACGACGACGGTCCCCGTGGAGGACGGGCTCCTGCTGACACTCGACGGGCCGCCGCTGGGGGCCTCGGACCTGCGCGTGCTGACGGCCGTGGCGGCGCAGGTGGGCACCGTCGTCGAGCGGGACCGGCTCCGCGTGACCGCCCGCTCGAGCCGGCGGGAGCGCGAGCTGACCCGCGTCCGCACGGCCCTGCTGGCCGCCGTGTCCCACGACCTGCGGACGCCGCTGGCCGGGGTCAAGGCCGGGGTCAGCGCCCTGCGCCTCGAGGGGGTCGAGCTCGACGCCGCCGACCGGGCCGAGCTGCTGGCCGACGTCGAGGCCTCCGCGGACCGGCTGCAGGCGCTCGTCGACGACCTCCTCGACATGAGCCGTCTCGACGCCGGCGTCCTCGTCCTGCGGCGGCGGCCCGTGGCCCTGGACGAGGTGGTGCCCCGCGCGGTCGCGGGCCTGCCCGACGAGGGTGCCCGCCGCGTGCGCCTCGACGTCCCGGAGGAGCTGCCCCTCGTGCCGGCCGACGCCGGCCTGCTCGTGCGCTGCCTCGGCAACGTGCTGGAGAACGCCGTCCGCCACTCCCCGCCGAGCGAGCCCGTGGTCGTGGCCGCCGGCCAGGTGGGGCGCGAGCTCCACGTGCACGTCGTCGACCGCGGCCCCGGCGTCCCCGAGGACCGGCTCGAGCAGATCTTCACGGCCTTCGAGCGCCTGCGGGCCGACGAGCGGACCGACGCCCGCTCGAGCGGCGGGTCCGGCCTCGGGCTCGCCGTGGCCCGCGGCTTCGCCGAGGCGCACGGCGGCTCCCTCGACGCCGAGGCGACGCCGGGCGGAGGGCTCACGCTCGTCCTGCGGCTGCCCCTCGACGCGCCGCCCGAGGACACCGGCTCGACCCCCGCGGCCGCCGGGGCGGCCCGGTGA
- a CDS encoding response regulator codes for MTRAVVVEDDRALARALAITLRAAGYEVTTAGTGAAGLEAVAQAHPDVVVLDLGLPDMDGLDVLAALRGWSQVPVLVLTARSTGDDAVEALDAGADDVVTKPFGMDVLLARLRAAVRRGPAEAAAPVVTTASFTVDLHRRLVVRDGEPVRLTPTEWHLLEVLARAPGRVVPQQLLLGELRGPHLAGDGHYLRVYVAQLRRKLEPDPARPRHLLTEPGVGYRLEP; via the coding sequence GTGACGCGCGCCGTGGTCGTCGAGGACGACCGGGCGCTGGCGAGGGCCCTGGCCATCACCCTGCGCGCCGCCGGCTACGAGGTGACGACGGCGGGGACGGGGGCCGCGGGCCTGGAGGCCGTCGCGCAGGCGCACCCCGACGTCGTCGTCCTCGACCTCGGCCTGCCGGACATGGACGGCCTCGACGTCCTCGCGGCCCTGCGCGGCTGGTCGCAGGTGCCCGTCCTCGTGCTCACCGCCCGCTCGACCGGCGACGACGCCGTGGAGGCGCTCGACGCCGGGGCCGACGACGTCGTCACCAAGCCCTTCGGGATGGACGTCCTCCTGGCCCGGCTGCGCGCCGCCGTCCGCCGCGGTCCGGCCGAGGCCGCCGCCCCCGTCGTCACGACGGCGTCCTTCACCGTGGACCTGCACCGGAGGCTGGTCGTCCGCGACGGCGAGCCGGTCCGCCTGACGCCGACGGAGTGGCACCTGCTCGAGGTGCTCGCCCGCGCGCCGGGACGTGTGGTGCCGCAGCAGCTCCTGCTCGGCGAGCTCCGCGGGCCCCACCTCGCGGGCGACGGCCACTACCTGCGGGTCTACGTCGCGCAGCTGCGCCGCAAGCTCGAGCCGGACCCCGCGCGGCCGCGGCACCTGCTCACCGAGCCGGGGGTCGGGTACCGCCTGGAGCCCTGA
- the kdpC gene encoding K(+)-transporting ATPase subunit C, translated as MPARTALSVRPLRLAVASLRLLLALTVLLGVLYPASVLLVGRLVPDRADGSPVRVDGQVVGSALLGQAVPEGPEGDAFLHPRPSAAGDGYDPLASGASNLGPSSPELVALVEERRDVVAEREGVDPALVPADAVTASGSGLDPHVSPAYAELQVPRLARERGLTEDEVRAVVADATTGAWLGVVGEPAVSVLAVNLALEERAPVR; from the coding sequence ATGCCCGCTCGCACCGCCCTCTCCGTCCGCCCGCTGCGCCTGGCCGTCGCCTCGCTGCGGCTGCTGCTCGCCCTCACCGTCCTGCTCGGGGTGCTCTACCCCGCGTCGGTCCTCCTCGTCGGCCGGCTCGTGCCCGACCGCGCCGACGGGTCCCCCGTCCGGGTCGACGGGCAGGTCGTCGGCTCGGCCCTGCTCGGCCAGGCCGTGCCCGAGGGGCCGGAGGGCGACGCCTTCCTCCACCCGCGGCCGTCCGCGGCCGGCGACGGCTACGACCCGCTCGCCTCGGGGGCGTCCAACCTCGGGCCGAGCAGCCCGGAGCTCGTCGCGCTCGTCGAGGAGCGACGCGACGTCGTCGCCGAGCGCGAGGGCGTCGACCCGGCCCTCGTGCCGGCGGACGCCGTCACCGCCTCGGGCTCGGGCCTCGACCCGCACGTAAGCCCGGCCTACGCCGAGCTGCAGGTCCCGCGCCTGGCCCGCGAGCGCGGGCTCACGGAGGACGAGGTCCGCGCCGTCGTGGCCGACGCCACGACGGGTGCGTGGCTGGGCGTCGTCGGCGAGCCCGCCGTCTCGGTGCTCGCCGTGAACCTCGCGCTCGAGGAGCGGGCCCCCGTCCGGTGA